A genomic window from bacterium includes:
- a CDS encoding sulfatase, which produces MRILFLDLDTLRPDHLGCYGYHRETSPNIDRISEQGIRFTNYYCSDAPCLPSRAAMFSGRFGIHNGIVNHGGLAADMRLEGESREFRDKLKNESLPAFLRSVGMKTVSISPFAERHSAWWFYAGFNEMYNTGKCGNESAEEITPTVLKWIEANAKEDNWFLHVNYWDPHTQYRAPDEFGNPFENEPLPEWFNEEVLAKHRSSAHPHGARETNMYDDKVDPKFWRQPGEIKDMQDLHRFVDGYDCGIRYMDQHIGMLFDALAKQGVMDDLAIIISSDHGENIGELGIYGEHATADAITCRIPMIIRWPGCKQGHVDNGLHYNLDLCPSLADVFGRPKAESWDGRSYATALTRGEDCGRDYLVVSQCAHVCQRSVRFGNWMYMRTYHDGFHMFPKEMLYNVAEDPHEQFDLASDRPDVCRDAVYHLTEWHDEMMQSMSFDVDPLWTVMKEGGPYHARGHLKEYCEFLKKTDRAWAIPEIKRRHPQEPE; this is translated from the coding sequence CGTGTTTGCCTTCGCGAGCCGCGATGTTCTCGGGCAGATTCGGTATACATAACGGCATCGTAAACCATGGCGGGTTGGCCGCCGACATGCGGCTTGAGGGTGAGTCACGGGAATTCAGAGACAAGCTTAAGAATGAAAGCCTTCCCGCTTTTCTGCGCTCTGTGGGGATGAAGACGGTTTCTATCAGCCCATTCGCCGAGCGGCACAGCGCGTGGTGGTTCTATGCAGGCTTCAACGAGATGTATAACACCGGCAAGTGTGGAAACGAGTCCGCGGAAGAAATAACACCAACTGTGCTCAAGTGGATCGAGGCAAATGCCAAAGAAGACAACTGGTTCCTGCACGTGAACTACTGGGACCCGCATACCCAGTACCGCGCGCCCGATGAGTTTGGCAACCCGTTCGAGAATGAGCCTCTGCCGGAGTGGTTCAACGAGGAGGTCCTGGCCAAGCATCGCTCGTCTGCGCACCCACACGGCGCCCGCGAAACCAATATGTATGACGACAAGGTCGACCCCAAGTTCTGGCGGCAACCCGGCGAGATCAAGGACATGCAGGACTTGCACCGGTTCGTTGACGGCTACGACTGTGGCATTCGCTATATGGATCAGCACATCGGCATGCTCTTTGATGCGCTGGCTAAACAGGGGGTTATGGACGATCTGGCGATCATTATTTCCTCCGATCACGGCGAGAACATAGGGGAACTGGGCATCTACGGCGAGCACGCCACTGCCGATGCAATCACTTGCCGAATTCCAATGATCATTCGTTGGCCCGGATGCAAACAGGGCCATGTGGACAATGGCTTGCACTACAACCTCGATCTTTGTCCTTCTCTCGCCGATGTATTCGGCAGACCTAAGGCCGAAAGTTGGGACGGAAGAAGCTATGCGACTGCTCTGACGCGCGGTGAGGACTGCGGGCGAGACTATTTGGTCGTGAGCCAGTGCGCGCACGTGTGCCAGCGCAGTGTGCGCTTTGGTAACTGGATGTATATGCGGACCTACCACGACGGCTTCCACATGTTTCCCAAGGAAATGCTCTACAACGTTGCAGAAGACCCGCACGAACAGTTCGATCTGGCATCCGATCGGCCTGATGTGTGTCGAGATGCGGTCTACCACCTCACCGAATGGCACGACGAAATGATGCAGTCGATGTCCTTTGACGTAGACCCGCTGTGGACGGTGATGAAAGAAGGCGGACCATATCACGCTCGCGGACACCTAAAGGAATACTGTGAGTTTCTGAAGAAGACGGACAGGGCTTGGGCAATTCCTGAGATCAAAAGGCGACACCCGCAAGAGCCTGAGTGA